A window of the Streptomyces sp. Ag109_O5-10 genome harbors these coding sequences:
- a CDS encoding DUF742 domain-containing protein: protein MSRPGRDDAPDRLYTLTGGRSGTGPDSPFDLVTLVVAESEPTPGMQSEHAAILRLAEFPTSVVEIAAELRLPVSITKILLVDLQAAGRVSARHPHRPAITDPDILEQVLVGLRNL, encoded by the coding sequence ATGAGCCGCCCGGGCAGGGACGACGCGCCCGACCGCCTGTACACCCTCACCGGCGGCCGCAGCGGCACCGGCCCCGACAGCCCCTTCGACCTGGTCACCCTGGTCGTCGCCGAGTCCGAGCCGACGCCCGGCATGCAGTCGGAGCACGCGGCGATCCTGCGCCTGGCGGAGTTCCCGACCTCGGTGGTGGAGATCGCCGCGGAGCTGAGGCTGCCGGTGAGCATCACCAAGATCCTGCTGGTCGACCTGCAGGCGGCCGGCCGGGTCAGCGCCCGCCACCCCCACCGGCCGGCCATCACCGACCCCGACATCCTGGAGCAGGTGCTCGTTGGACTCCGCAACCTCTGA
- a CDS encoding roadblock/LC7 domain-containing protein yields the protein MTGRTTADSKLTWLIEGLLERTPGARHALVLSRDGLKLCRTPELSVDQADQLAAIAAGIQSLSHGASVEFGDGSGGVRSAMTEFYGGVLFIVEAGEGAHLAVVTSEDADPGLVGHNMSELVEQLGEHLTAQPRTS from the coding sequence ATGACCGGCAGGACCACCGCCGACTCCAAGCTCACCTGGCTCATCGAGGGACTCCTGGAGCGCACCCCCGGCGCGCGGCACGCCCTGGTGCTGTCCCGCGACGGGTTGAAGCTCTGCCGTACCCCCGAGCTCTCCGTCGACCAGGCCGACCAGCTCGCGGCGATCGCCGCCGGCATCCAGTCGCTGTCGCACGGGGCGTCCGTCGAGTTCGGCGACGGCAGCGGCGGCGTGCGGTCGGCGATGACCGAGTTCTACGGGGGCGTGCTGTTCATCGTGGAGGCCGGCGAGGGCGCCCACCTGGCCGTGGTGACCAGCGAGGACGCCGACCCCGGCCTAGTCGGGCACAACATGAGCGAACTGGTCGAGCAGCTCGGCGAGCACCTGACCGCGCAGCCCCGTACGTCATGA